A genomic window from Companilactobacillus alimentarius DSM 20249 includes:
- a CDS encoding PhoH family protein, giving the protein MTEKVEQSKESIQIKNPQNAINLFGVNDSNLHLIEEGLEVEINAFGDHLDVTGKEDNVKHTLALLKKFMELANSGVTLGSADIVSGLKMDEKGTLDYFGDLYKDELIKDFSGKPVRVRNFGQRQYVNAINHNDITFGIGPAGTGKTYLAVVMAVAALKQGKVQRIILTRPAVEAGESLGFLPGDLKEKVDPYMRPIYDALYAILGSDHTGRLLERGVIEVAPLAYMRGRTLDEAFVILDEAQNTTREQMKMFLTRLGFDSKMIVNGDISQIDLPGHTRSGLIQAQSVLKNLPHIEFVNFTSADVVRHPVVAEIIDAYEESDKKEK; this is encoded by the coding sequence TTGACAGAAAAAGTTGAACAAAGTAAAGAGAGCATTCAAATTAAGAATCCTCAAAATGCCATTAACCTTTTTGGTGTTAATGATAGTAACTTACATTTGATTGAAGAAGGATTAGAAGTTGAAATAAACGCCTTTGGGGATCATTTAGACGTTACGGGTAAAGAAGACAATGTGAAGCATACATTGGCTTTGTTAAAGAAATTCATGGAATTAGCTAATAGTGGTGTAACTTTAGGATCAGCTGATATCGTCAGTGGTCTAAAGATGGACGAAAAAGGTACACTCGATTATTTTGGCGATTTGTATAAAGATGAATTAATTAAAGATTTTAGTGGAAAACCAGTTCGCGTTCGTAATTTTGGACAAAGACAATATGTTAATGCAATAAATCATAATGATATCACCTTTGGAATTGGTCCTGCGGGTACTGGTAAAACATATTTAGCCGTTGTCATGGCCGTTGCAGCTTTGAAACAAGGTAAGGTTCAAAGAATTATTCTGACCAGACCCGCTGTTGAGGCTGGAGAGAGCTTAGGATTTCTTCCTGGTGATTTAAAGGAAAAGGTCGATCCTTACATGAGACCGATTTATGACGCACTGTATGCCATATTAGGATCAGATCACACGGGTCGTTTGTTGGAAAGAGGCGTGATTGAAGTAGCACCACTAGCTTATATGAGAGGTCGGACGCTAGATGAGGCTTTTGTTATTTTAGATGAAGCTCAGAATACGACGCGTGAACAAATGAAAATGTTCTTAACTCGTCTAGGCTTTGACTCGAAGATGATTGTCAATGGTGATATTTCGCAGATTGATTTACCAGGACATACTCGTAGTGGTTTGATTCAGGCACAGTCAGTTTTGAAAAACTTGCCACATATTGAATTTGTAAACTTTACTTCCGCTGATGTTGTAAGACATCCGGTAGTAGCTGAAATTATTGATGCTTATGAGGAATCAGATAAAAAAGAAAAATAA
- the recO gene encoding DNA repair protein RecO: MHQTATNFFGIVVRRQRYKERDALVTILTKEYGFRTFLVRGTQNSKSKISGSVITFSYGEYTGVVRDSGLSYLNSASNIKQFDEIVQDIELNAYATFLFDLFHEAFIDDPVPDVWYRRLFKALLYIDNGYDAQIVVNIMQMQLLDAFGVKPNMDSCVVGGETEGVFDFSVLLGGLICSKHFDSDIHRLHIPKRIVYFLRLFSKISLDQIGKIEIKENNKDLIQHAIDAIYLGTVGYYSKSKNFIDKMKRWRF, from the coding sequence ATGCATCAAACGGCAACTAATTTTTTTGGAATAGTTGTTAGACGTCAGCGCTATAAAGAACGGGATGCACTTGTGACTATTTTGACGAAAGAGTATGGTTTTCGAACTTTTTTAGTTCGTGGGACTCAGAATTCTAAGTCTAAAATATCAGGATCAGTCATTACCTTTTCATATGGTGAATATACTGGAGTTGTGCGTGATAGTGGTCTGTCTTATTTGAACTCAGCTAGTAATATCAAACAATTCGATGAAATAGTTCAAGATATTGAATTGAATGCCTATGCAACTTTTTTATTCGACCTATTCCACGAAGCTTTTATTGATGACCCAGTACCGGATGTTTGGTATCGTAGGCTATTTAAAGCTTTGTTATATATAGATAATGGCTATGATGCTCAAATTGTTGTTAATATTATGCAGATGCAATTATTGGATGCTTTTGGGGTTAAACCAAATATGGATTCTTGTGTGGTCGGTGGCGAAACTGAAGGCGTGTTTGACTTTTCAGTCCTTTTAGGAGGCTTGATTTGTTCAAAACATTTTGATAGCGATATACATCGATTGCACATTCCTAAAAGAATCGTTTATTTTTTGCGACTGTTCAGTAAGATCAGTCTTGATCAAATTGGTAAAATAGAGATCAAAGAAAATAATAAGGATCTAATTCAACACGCGATTGACGCAATTTATTTGGGAACTGTAGGCTATTACTCTAAGAGTAAAAATTTTATTGATAAAATGAAACGTTGGCGTTTTTAG
- the aspS gene encoding aspartate--tRNA ligase: MEERTDYCGNITEKYVGKKVSLDGWVQRRRDLGGLVFVDLRDYKGIVQLVFNTDHQDVLDIAETLRSEYVINVLGTVRLRGEGATNDEMTTGKVEVVVEKVEILNKSLTPPFEIKDGIDSSEETKLKYRYLDLRRPEMQKAIRTRAQIKHSVNEYLYENGFIDIETPNLTPSTPEGARDYLVPSRVYPGRFFALPQSPQLFKQLLMVGGFDRYFQLAHCFRDEDLRGDRQPEFTQIDLETSFMNKKEIQTVTEGLIARVMKDEKGIEVKTPFPRIDWDDAMDRYGSDKPDVRFGMELQNLNEVLKDTEFKVFKNTIDNGGQVKAIVVKNAADKYSRKNIENYQEYIKRFGAKGLAWFKYNDDDMTGGVSKFIKDHKDALVERLGLENNDLVLFVADNKKVVADALGYLRKAIAKEQHLYDPKEFAFIWVVNWPLFEYDEGIQRWTAAHHPFTMPNEEDVHYLNDGEDPHKAYAQSYDIVLNGYELGGGSIRIHDYKIQEKMLKALNFTKEKAYEQFGFLLDALQYGCPPHGGLAIGLDRFAMLLSGKDNIRDVIAFPKNSNATEPMTHAPLEVSDQQLVDLGIEVSKKD, encoded by the coding sequence ATGGAAGAACGAACAGATTATTGCGGTAATATTACTGAGAAATATGTCGGTAAAAAAGTTTCTCTAGATGGTTGGGTTCAACGTCGCCGAGATTTAGGTGGCTTAGTTTTTGTTGATCTAAGAGATTATAAGGGAATTGTTCAATTAGTATTTAATACTGACCATCAAGATGTCTTAGATATTGCTGAGACTTTGAGATCAGAATATGTTATTAATGTTTTGGGTACTGTAAGATTACGTGGCGAAGGCGCTACTAATGATGAAATGACAACTGGTAAGGTTGAAGTTGTTGTTGAAAAGGTTGAGATCCTTAACAAGTCATTAACGCCACCATTTGAAATTAAAGACGGTATTGATTCTTCAGAAGAGACTAAATTAAAGTATCGTTACCTTGATCTTCGTAGACCGGAAATGCAAAAAGCAATCAGAACTCGTGCTCAAATTAAGCATTCAGTTAATGAATATCTCTACGAAAATGGTTTTATTGACATCGAAACACCTAATTTGACACCATCAACACCAGAAGGTGCTCGTGATTATCTTGTTCCTTCACGTGTTTATCCAGGACGTTTCTTCGCTTTGCCTCAGTCACCACAATTGTTCAAACAATTGCTAATGGTCGGTGGATTCGATCGTTATTTCCAATTGGCACATTGTTTCCGTGATGAAGATCTTCGTGGAGACCGTCAACCAGAGTTCACTCAAATTGATCTTGAGACTTCCTTTATGAACAAAAAGGAGATCCAGACCGTTACTGAAGGACTTATTGCCCGTGTTATGAAAGACGAAAAGGGCATTGAGGTTAAAACACCATTCCCAAGAATTGATTGGGATGATGCAATGGACCGCTATGGTTCAGATAAGCCTGATGTTCGTTTCGGTATGGAATTGCAGAACTTAAATGAAGTATTGAAAGATACTGAGTTCAAGGTCTTCAAGAATACCATTGATAACGGCGGTCAAGTTAAAGCTATTGTAGTTAAGAATGCAGCCGATAAGTATTCACGTAAGAATATTGAAAATTATCAAGAATATATCAAACGTTTTGGCGCTAAGGGGCTTGCTTGGTTCAAGTATAACGACGACGATATGACTGGTGGCGTTTCTAAATTCATCAAGGATCACAAAGATGCTCTAGTTGAGCGTTTGGGTCTTGAAAATAATGATTTAGTATTATTCGTTGCTGACAATAAAAAGGTTGTTGCTGACGCTTTAGGATACTTGAGAAAAGCTATTGCTAAAGAACAACATCTCTACGATCCTAAAGAATTCGCCTTCATTTGGGTTGTTAATTGGCCATTGTTTGAATATGACGAAGGTATTCAACGTTGGACTGCTGCTCATCATCCATTCACTATGCCTAATGAAGAAGATGTTCACTATCTAAATGATGGCGAAGATCCTCATAAGGCTTACGCCCAAAGTTATGATATCGTCTTAAACGGTTACGAACTTGGCGGTGGCTCAATCCGTATCCATGATTACAAAATTCAAGAAAAGATGTTGAAAGCTTTGAACTTCACCAAAGAAAAAGCTTATGAACAATTTGGCTTCCTCTTGGATGCTTTGCAATACGGTTGTCCTCCACATGGTGGCTTGGCTATTGGTTTGGATAGATTTGCAATGTTACTCTCAGGCAAAGACAATATCAGAGATGTTATTGCATTCCCTAAGAATTCAAACGCTACAGAACCAATGACACATGCTCCATTGGAAGTTTCAGATCAACAATTGGTTGACCTCGGAATTGAAGTAAGTAAAAAAGATTAA
- the msrB gene encoding peptide-methionine (R)-S-oxide reductase MsrB, with product MASEYKKNLEGLSSEQYEVTQNAATERPFSGKYDDFYKKGIYVDITSGEPLFSSAKKYDAGCGWPSFSEPIAKLKESRDTRLSRERTEVKSEGADSHLGHVFNDGPKELGGLRYCINSAALKFVPYEKMDENGYSDYKKYVEEGDVE from the coding sequence ATGGCAAGTGAGTACAAGAAGAATCTAGAAGGTCTATCTAGTGAACAATATGAGGTGACTCAAAACGCTGCGACTGAACGTCCTTTCAGTGGAAAGTACGATGATTTTTACAAAAAGGGTATTTATGTCGATATCACTAGCGGTGAGCCATTGTTTTCATCTGCTAAGAAGTATGACGCTGGATGCGGTTGGCCTTCATTCAGTGAACCAATTGCCAAACTAAAGGAAAGTCGCGATACTCGTTTGAGTCGTGAACGGACTGAAGTAAAAAGTGAAGGTGCTGATTCGCATTTGGGTCATGTCTTTAACGATGGACCTAAAGAATTGGGTGGCTTAAGATACTGTATCAACTCTGCTGCTTTAAAGTTTGTTCCATATGAAAAGATGGATGAAAACGGATATTCAGATTATAAGAAGTATGTTGAAGAAGGGGACGTTGAATAG
- the era gene encoding GTPase Era, translating into MDNKNFKSGFVAIIGRPNVGKSTFMNRIIKEQIAITSPKPQTTRNKIQGIFTDDNRQIIFLDTPGIHKPHNDLDQYMDKAAVSALKEVDAVLFMTEAGEKSGPGDKFIIEELKKIKAPVFLILNKIDLINPDEMAPQIDEYKDLMDFAEVIPISASLGINVDDLMDTLTKHLPEGPKYYADDQITDHPEYFIVGELIREKILEDTRDEIPHSIAVVVESMNQRSAAGKLQIEAYIYVERESQKPIVIGRGGSMLKNIGIGSRIKIEHLLGEKINLKLWVRVKKNWRDDKAFLASAGYSMKDLNN; encoded by the coding sequence ATGGATAATAAAAATTTTAAATCAGGCTTCGTAGCGATTATTGGGCGTCCAAATGTTGGTAAATCAACATTTATGAATCGAATTATTAAAGAGCAGATAGCAATCACTTCGCCTAAGCCCCAAACGACCCGTAATAAGATTCAAGGCATTTTTACTGACGATAATCGTCAAATTATTTTCCTGGATACACCAGGAATTCATAAGCCACATAATGATTTGGATCAGTACATGGATAAAGCGGCCGTTTCTGCTTTGAAGGAAGTTGATGCAGTACTATTTATGACTGAGGCTGGTGAGAAGTCTGGTCCTGGAGACAAATTCATTATTGAAGAATTGAAGAAGATTAAAGCACCTGTTTTCTTGATTTTGAACAAGATTGACTTGATCAATCCGGATGAAATGGCTCCTCAAATTGATGAATATAAAGATCTAATGGATTTTGCTGAAGTTATTCCTATTTCGGCTTCATTAGGAATCAATGTTGATGATCTGATGGATACTTTGACAAAACATTTACCAGAGGGTCCTAAATATTATGCTGATGATCAAATTACCGATCATCCTGAATATTTTATTGTCGGTGAATTGATCCGTGAGAAGATCTTGGAAGATACTCGTGATGAGATTCCTCATTCAATTGCGGTCGTGGTTGAATCAATGAATCAAAGAAGTGCAGCTGGCAAGTTACAGATTGAAGCTTATATTTACGTTGAACGTGAGAGTCAAAAGCCAATCGTTATTGGTCGTGGCGGTTCAATGTTGAAGAACATCGGTATTGGTTCCCGTATTAAAATTGAACATTTATTGGGTGAGAAGATTAATTTGAAGCTTTGGGTTCGTGTTAAAAAGAATTGGCGTGACGATAAAGCCTTCTTAGCTAGTGCCGGTTACTCAATGAAGGACCTCAATAATTAA
- the rpsU gene encoding 30S ribosomal protein S21, whose amino-acid sequence MAKTVVRENESLDDALRRFKRSVSKSGTLQEYRKREFYEKPSVKRKLKSEAARKRNKKRR is encoded by the coding sequence ATGGCAAAAACCGTCGTTCGTGAAAACGAGTCGCTTGATGATGCTCTTCGTCGATTCAAACGTTCCGTTTCAAAGAGTGGTACTCTTCAAGAATATAGAAAACGTGAGTTTTACGAAAAGCCAAGTGTCAAGAGAAAGTTAAAGTCTGAGGCTGCTCGTAAGCGCAATAAGAAACGTCGTTAA
- a CDS encoding YitT family protein, producing MGEIDKLIERHQYLSKVSVAFLYSIAVSIAVNMFWTPGGIYGSGVTGAAQLISTISQRWLPFNLSTAVMYFALNAPLFVLAWRKIDHKFTVFTVIAVALASLMMHLLPPIKITADPLVCAIFGAVANGFGTGMALRNGISTGGIDILGIILRKKTGKSVGTINIIFNIFIVACAGFLFGWVHALYSAVSIFINGQVIDMIYNKDQKLQVMIVTSKPKNVITQIQNEMRRGITIVHDAEGAYKHEEKTILFTVISRAELHDLENAMINSDPHAFVSVTDTVKVMGRFYQAHIY from the coding sequence ATGGGTGAAATAGATAAGTTGATCGAAAGACATCAATACTTATCCAAGGTTTCAGTAGCATTCTTATATTCCATTGCTGTGTCAATTGCGGTTAACATGTTCTGGACGCCAGGTGGTATTTATGGTTCAGGCGTAACAGGTGCTGCACAGTTGATTTCAACGATATCTCAACGGTGGTTGCCATTTAATCTATCGACTGCCGTTATGTATTTTGCATTGAATGCTCCATTATTTGTATTAGCATGGAGAAAAATTGACCATAAATTTACAGTTTTTACAGTTATTGCTGTAGCTTTAGCCAGTTTAATGATGCATTTATTGCCACCAATCAAAATCACAGCTGATCCTTTGGTCTGTGCAATTTTTGGTGCGGTAGCAAACGGATTTGGTACAGGGATGGCCTTGAGAAATGGTATTTCGACCGGTGGAATTGATATCTTGGGTATTATTCTACGTAAGAAGACAGGTAAGAGTGTCGGGACAATTAATATTATATTTAATATTTTCATTGTAGCCTGCGCTGGTTTTCTATTCGGTTGGGTTCACGCTCTTTACAGTGCTGTCAGTATCTTTATCAATGGTCAAGTGATTGATATGATCTATAACAAGGATCAAAAACTTCAAGTGATGATTGTGACTTCCAAACCTAAGAATGTTATTACACAAATTCAAAACGAAATGAGACGTGGTATCACTATTGTTCATGACGCTGAAGGTGCATATAAACATGAAGAGAAGACAATTTTATTTACTGTTATTTCTCGAGCCGAGCTTCATGATTTAGAGAACGCAATGATCAATTCCGATCCGCACGCGTTTGTTAGTGTTACAGATACTGTTAAAGTCATGGGTAGGTTTTATCAGGCCCATATATATTAA
- the hisS gene encoding histidine--tRNA ligase, giving the protein MRYQKPKGTMDILPGESEKWQYVESVAKDTFDKYRFSEIRTPMFESYDVFERSSGDTSDIVSKEMYDFHDKGDRHIALRPEGTAGVVRAYVENKLYGPDQIKPYKVWYKGPMFRYERPQSGRQRQFHQIGVEAFGSDSPELDAEIISVGLEFLNRLGIKNLKVAINTLGDPESRANYHQALVDYFTPFKDQLSEDSQIRLEKNPLRILDSKGENDKKIVANAPSILDYLNDASSQRFDYLKQLLEDLGINYEVDSTMVRGLDYYNHTIFEFMVTDPVFDNKEITVLAGGRYNGLVEELGGPQTPGIGFGLGVERLMLLLKDKDLPTKSNLDVYLVTIGDKAERASVKILSNLRLAGFSADKDYLQRKIKAQFRTANNLNARYTVTIGDTELENDTANVKNMATGDQVSVSLENLAEELKKIEG; this is encoded by the coding sequence ATGCGCTATCAAAAACCAAAGGGGACTATGGACATCTTGCCAGGAGAATCTGAAAAGTGGCAATATGTCGAGTCTGTCGCAAAAGATACATTTGATAAATATCGTTTTTCTGAAATTAGAACTCCAATGTTTGAATCATACGATGTCTTTGAAAGATCGTCAGGCGATACATCTGATATTGTTTCAAAGGAAATGTATGATTTCCATGACAAAGGTGATCGACACATTGCCTTGAGACCAGAAGGAACAGCTGGTGTTGTCCGAGCTTATGTGGAAAATAAACTTTATGGACCAGATCAAATAAAACCTTATAAAGTTTGGTACAAGGGACCAATGTTTCGTTATGAAAGGCCTCAATCAGGTCGTCAACGTCAATTTCATCAAATCGGTGTAGAAGCTTTTGGATCAGATTCACCGGAGTTGGATGCGGAAATTATTTCCGTTGGTTTAGAATTCTTAAATCGTTTGGGAATTAAGAATTTAAAGGTAGCCATAAATACTCTAGGCGATCCCGAATCACGTGCTAATTATCATCAAGCCTTGGTGGATTATTTCACACCATTTAAGGACCAATTGAGTGAAGATTCTCAAATTCGTTTGGAAAAAAATCCTTTACGAATTCTTGATAGTAAAGGTGAAAATGATAAAAAAATCGTTGCTAACGCACCTTCAATCTTGGATTACTTAAATGATGCTTCCAGTCAACGTTTCGATTATTTGAAGCAATTGCTTGAAGATTTAGGAATCAATTATGAAGTTGATTCTACAATGGTTCGTGGACTTGATTACTATAATCATACGATTTTTGAATTTATGGTAACGGATCCTGTTTTTGACAATAAAGAAATCACAGTCTTGGCTGGCGGAAGATACAATGGTCTAGTCGAAGAGTTGGGCGGACCACAAACTCCAGGAATTGGTTTTGGCCTTGGTGTAGAACGTTTGATGTTGCTATTGAAGGATAAGGATTTGCCTACAAAGTCTAATCTAGATGTTTATTTGGTAACAATTGGCGATAAGGCAGAACGTGCATCGGTTAAGATTTTATCAAATCTACGTTTAGCTGGCTTTTCAGCTGATAAAGATTATCTACAAAGAAAAATTAAAGCTCAATTCCGAACAGCCAATAATTTGAATGCTAGATATACAGTAACAATTGGCGATACTGAGCTGGAAAACGATACAGCTAATGTCAAGAATATGGCTACTGGTGATCAAGTGAGCGTATCGTTGGAAAACTTGGCTGAAGAATTGAAGAAAATCGAGGGATAA
- a CDS encoding deoxyribonuclease IV: MIIGSHVAMKAPKMLAGSAKEAHSYDANAMMIFTGAPQNTRRKDVSEMNIPEGQRLLKLYGIDHIIGHAPYIINLGNTVKLQNLTFGISFMKEEIKRCDALGIEALSFHPGAHLNQGPEVALKQIGHALNEIIEPNQKVSIAIETMAGKGTEVGITFEQIAEIFDNCQSNDKLSVTMDTCHMSDAGYDVKNDFDGVLNEFDHIVGLDKLSVIHLNDSKNERGSHKDRHEDIGFGTIGFDALNYVAHHPQLENIPKIMETPYVKRDENDKKGIAPFKPEIEMLRLNKFDPEMKTKLIQANQKS; the protein is encoded by the coding sequence ATGATAATTGGTTCACATGTTGCGATGAAGGCGCCTAAAATGTTGGCAGGATCAGCCAAAGAAGCTCACAGTTACGATGCAAATGCGATGATGATTTTCACTGGTGCACCGCAAAATACTCGTCGAAAAGATGTTTCAGAAATGAATATTCCTGAAGGTCAACGGCTTTTAAAACTCTACGGAATTGACCATATAATAGGTCACGCTCCCTACATTATTAATTTGGGCAATACGGTTAAGCTTCAGAATTTAACTTTTGGGATTTCTTTTATGAAAGAGGAGATCAAACGTTGTGATGCTTTGGGAATTGAAGCCCTGAGTTTTCATCCAGGAGCTCATCTCAATCAAGGACCAGAAGTTGCTTTGAAACAAATTGGTCACGCTCTTAATGAAATAATTGAACCCAACCAAAAAGTATCAATTGCTATTGAAACTATGGCAGGCAAAGGGACAGAAGTGGGAATCACTTTTGAACAAATTGCGGAAATTTTTGATAATTGTCAGAGTAATGACAAATTATCAGTAACGATGGATACTTGTCATATGAGTGATGCAGGTTATGATGTGAAAAATGATTTTGACGGTGTCTTGAATGAATTTGATCACATAGTTGGATTGGATAAACTGTCAGTGATCCATCTCAATGATTCTAAAAATGAGCGTGGCTCACATAAAGATCGTCATGAAGATATTGGCTTTGGAACGATCGGTTTCGATGCTTTAAATTACGTGGCACATCATCCTCAGTTGGAAAATATTCCCAAAATTATGGAAACACCATATGTAAAAAGGGATGAAAACGACAAGAAGGGGATTGCACCTTTCAAACCGGAAATTGAAATGTTACGTTTAAATAAATTTGATCCAGAAATGAAAACTAAATTAATTCAAGCAAATCAAAAAAGCTAA
- a CDS encoding cytidine deaminase, translating into MEISEKRLFDLASKAMDHAYAPYSNYAVGAAIICEDGQIYTGVNVENASYGLTNCAERTAIFKAVSEGATKVRAILVVNNTAEMSKPCGACRQVMSEFMEPDNIVFLANKDNEFKEYSFKQILPLAFSDEDMD; encoded by the coding sequence GTGGAAATTAGCGAAAAACGCTTGTTTGATCTTGCCAGTAAAGCAATGGATCATGCTTATGCGCCATACTCGAATTATGCGGTTGGTGCAGCAATTATTTGTGAAGATGGTCAAATTTATACTGGTGTTAATGTTGAGAACGCTTCTTATGGATTAACTAATTGTGCTGAAAGAACAGCAATTTTTAAGGCGGTTTCAGAAGGTGCAACTAAAGTAAGGGCCATCTTAGTAGTTAATAATACTGCGGAAATGTCAAAGCCTTGTGGAGCTTGTCGTCAAGTGATGAGTGAGTTCATGGAGCCTGACAACATCGTATTTTTGGCTAATAAGGATAACGAGTTCAAAGAATATAGCTTTAAACAAATTTTGCCACTGGCATTCAGTGATGAGGATATGGATTAA
- the ybeY gene encoding rRNA maturation RNase YbeY: MDLEIFNDDDLIDKDRENWVKDIVQFTFNELKLKDNTQLSIHFVTKDGIHDINKEYRNVDRATDVISFAINDGEDSLDYLENQIPDLPVDLGDLFISTEIVAEHAKDYEHSFDRELGYTIVHGILHLNGYDHIKKEDEKVMIGLQEKILGAYGLEK; encoded by the coding sequence ATGGACTTAGAAATTTTTAATGATGATGATTTGATCGACAAAGATAGAGAAAATTGGGTCAAAGATATTGTGCAATTTACTTTTAACGAATTGAAATTAAAAGATAATACGCAGTTATCGATTCATTTTGTGACTAAAGATGGTATTCATGATATCAATAAAGAGTATCGTAACGTTGATCGAGCAACTGATGTTATTAGCTTTGCCATTAATGATGGTGAGGATTCACTAGATTATTTGGAAAATCAAATTCCTGATTTGCCAGTTGATCTCGGCGACCTCTTCATCAGTACTGAGATCGTGGCCGAACATGCTAAAGACTATGAACATTCATTTGACCGTGAATTAGGTTACACAATTGTTCATGGAATTTTACACCTCAATGGTTATGACCATATTAAAAAAGAGGACGAAAAAGTCATGATTGGACTACAAGAAAAGATTCTTGGTGCTTATGGCTTAGAAAAATAA
- the msrA gene encoding peptide-methionine (S)-S-oxide reductase MsrA: MKKETAIFAGGCFWCMVSPFDQQPGIISVVSGYTGGHVENPTYEEVCTGKTGHTEAVKITFDADIITYKQLVEIYWQVADPTDATGQFQDRGDSYRPVIYYANEEQKEVAEESKEALAKSGEYDDPIVTQILPAKTFYDAEDYHQDFYKKNPLRYQLEESGGRGEFIKKHHK; this comes from the coding sequence ATGAAAAAAGAGACTGCAATTTTCGCTGGCGGATGTTTCTGGTGTATGGTCAGTCCTTTTGATCAACAACCAGGTATTATTTCTGTTGTCTCAGGTTATACTGGTGGACACGTTGAAAATCCAACTTATGAAGAAGTATGTACTGGAAAGACCGGTCATACTGAAGCTGTAAAGATTACCTTTGATGCTGACATTATTACTTATAAACAATTAGTTGAAATTTACTGGCAGGTAGCTGATCCAACAGATGCTACTGGCCAATTCCAAGATCGTGGCGATAGTTATCGTCCAGTGATCTATTATGCTAATGAGGAACAAAAAGAAGTCGCTGAGGAATCTAAAGAAGCTTTAGCAAAGTCTGGAGAATACGATGATCCTATCGTTACACAAATTCTTCCTGCTAAAACATTCTATGATGCCGAAGACTACCACCAAGACTTCTATAAGAAGAATCCATTGAGATACCAACTTGAAGAAAGCGGTGGACGTGGAGAATTTATTAAAAAACACCATAAATAA